One Clostridium cagae genomic window, GCATTAATAGCTAAAAGCATAGTTAAATCAGAAATAATTGCGTATGAAGATTTAGGTGCTGAAGCAATAAGAAAAATGGAAGTTAAAGATATGCCATTAGTTGTGATTATTGACTCTGCAGGAAATAATCTTTATGAAATTGGTCAGAAAGATTATTTAGATACTTTAAAGTAAGGATTTGTTTTAAGATAATGTTGATATAAGAAATAGGAGAAGTGAATTTTTAATTGAACTTTTAAAATCTTGTCCACCTTACTTATGAATATATCAACATATATTTAAAACACAGCTTAAAATAAAAAACAATAGACAGGATTAACTAAAATTAAGTATCTTGTCTATTTTATATTATAAATTTTTAAATCCTCTACCTTTAACTTCAGATATATCTACTATAGTAATAAAGGCTGTTGGATCTATGTAATGAATAGAGGTCTTTAAATCAAGCATTTGTCGAGTTGTAACTATGCAGTAAAGCATTTTCTTTTTATTGTGAGTGTATTCTCCTTCAGCAAATAAAGAGGTTATTCCTCTATGCAAATCACTTATAACGTAGTTTATAACTTCTTGTTCTTTTTCAGTTAAAATAAGAAGTAACTTTTTACTGCTAAATCCTTTTAACATTTTATCTAACACAATACTTTGAGTAAATAATGATATAAGTGTATAAAGTGCTTGAGGTAATCCAAATATTATTGCTCCAATTATAATGATAATACAGTTTAATGCAAACCCCAAACTACCAATATTGAAATTAGAGTATTTTTTTCTTATAAGCATAGTTATTACATCAGTTCCACCTGTAGAACCATGTCTTAGAAATACTAATCCATATCCTATTCCACATAAAACACCACCATAGATACAATAAAGAAGAATATCATTTACATAAATAATATTTGTAAATGGTCTTGTTAACATTAATGATAACGATAGAGAAATCA contains:
- a CDS encoding YitT family protein, with translation MSKISKYKNLIIDTLIIFSGCFIASLGINLFLSHAKLLSGGATGLALIVEYTMGLPSGIVVFVINIPLLLLSYKKLDRNFTIYTTIGMISLSLSLMLTRPFTNIIYVNDILLYCIYGGVLCGIGYGLVFLRHGSTGGTDVITMLIRKKYSNFNIGSLGFALNCIIIIIGAIIFGLPQALYTLISLFTQSIVLDKMLKGFSSKKLLLILTEKEQEVINYVISDLHRGITSLFAEGEYTHNKKKMLYCIVTTRQMLDLKTSIHYIDPTAFITIVDISEVKGRGFKNL